In Triticum aestivum cultivar Chinese Spring chromosome 5B, IWGSC CS RefSeq v2.1, whole genome shotgun sequence, the following proteins share a genomic window:
- the LOC123113060 gene encoding uncharacterized protein: MENKPIEHLSNRFTVTPTNGSAYAEKEMLKQTILAQEATFRKQVYELHRLYKVQKDLMALQCRGGESKGYSQAISYSLPSGGIRRVQQMGPPAGHDMRKPSGKFMKGKNIERGLNRVAMRHSNSGSTKEMLLQVPANADDSDDDVVTVWENPAKSLPRNSGSVGTNLKLSIERTSPMDKNWATGLQPSGVSTVNALNKKVIGSPSTMKKTNFASVSASSSKNQCYSYDHKLKDRSSGMEWLTHKKTGVDSSTVHYQSTSSIINPGIFVASSSNAAPRSLWQSSATDYMTRRHYADAEFPSAQNGRLPTFQRYHRLHSSEIPGGAQYQHPSPFYDCPKDVNLNNGPRDATATLGQASENASKEILWDGKKLRNLMKKITMKKSQVSPSRENGHSQISPGSMGYSGGSTRILGFTISAATEKDSQRSSTSSTTHMATDSTPSSKGVADMEMQFQNKKDGTSVRNLIDLNVALPFMDVAEIDARQSEGDSVPEEPDGPSTAAAKNLMVMHTGEFQAGPPQGNILHWFAGLATSGESTVVCSSEMNNVDTTLKL; the protein is encoded by the exons ATGGAGAATAAACCAATTGAGCATCTTAGTAACCGCTTCACAGTAACACCCACAAATGGATCTGCATATGCTGAGAAGGAAATGCTAAAGCAGACTATACTTGCACAGGAAGCTACATTCCGGAAACAG GTCTATGAACTCCATCGTCTGTACAAGGTTCAGAAGGACCTAATGGCATTACAATGCCGAGGAGGTGAATCAAAGGGATATTCTCAAGCCATATCATATTCATTACCATCTGGGGGTATAAGAAGAGTCCAGCAAATGGGGCCTCCTGCAGGACATGATATGAGGAAACCTTCTGGAAAATTCATGAAGGGAAAAAATATAGAGCGTGGCTTGAACAGAGTGGCTATGAGGCATAGCAATAGCGGGTCCACAAAAGAAATGCTCCTTCAGGTTCCAGCTAAtgcagatgatagtgatgatgatgtggTGACAGTATGGGAGAACCCTGCAAAGAGTTTGCCAAGAAATAGTGGTTCAGTTGGTACAAATCTGAAGCTTAGCATTGAACGCACCTCACCCATGGACAAGAATTGGGCCACTGGTTTACAGCCATCAGGTGTCTCAACAGTGAATGCTTTGAACAAAAAAGTGATAGGGTCACCTAGCACTATGAAGAAGACAAACTTCGCAAGTGTGAGTGCCTCCAGTTCTAAGAACCAGTGTTATTCATACGACCATAAATTAAAAG ATCGAAGCAGTGGCATGGAATGGCTCACACACAAGAAAACTGGTGTTGATTCCTCAACTGTGCATTACCAGTCCACCTCTAGCATCATCAATCCAGGAATATTTGTAGCATCCAGCTCCAATGCTGCACCCAGATCTCTATGGCAAAGCAGCGCCACAGATTACATGACTAGGAGGCATTATGCTGACGCTGAATTTCCCAGTGCTCAGAATGGCCGACTTCCAACATTTCAAAGATATCACCGCCTTCATTCATCAGAGATTCCTGGAGGGGCTCAGTATCAACATCCTTCCCCATTTTATGATTGTCCCAAGGATGTGAATCTGAACAATGGTCCTCGAGATGCAACTGCCACTCTAGGACAAGCAAGTGAGAATGCATCAAAGGAAATCTTGTGGGACGGAAAGAAGCTGCGAAACTTGATGAAGAAAATCACCATGAAGAAATCACAAGTGTCACCGAGTCGTGAGAATGGGCATTCCCAGATTTCTCCTGGTTCCATGGGTTATTCAGGAGGTAGTACAAGAATCCTTGGTTTCACTATAAGTGCAGCGACCGAGAAAGATTCTCAACGCTCATCCACTTCGTCCACTACACACATGGCCACAGACAGCACACCCTCGAGCAAGGGTGTAGCTGACATGGAAATGCAATTCCAGAACAAGAAGGATGGCACCAGTGTCAGAAACCTCATTGACCTGAATGTTGCACTGCCGTTCATGGATGTCGCAGAGATTGATGCCCGCCAGTCAGAAGGCGACAGTGTTCCTGAAGAACCAGATGGTCCTTCCACTGCTGCAGCAAAGAATCTCATGGTCATGCATACGGGTGAATTCCAAGCAGGaccacctcaaggtaatattctgCATTGGTTTGCTGGCCTCGCGACATCAGGGGAGAGCACAGTGGTCTGTAGTAGTGAAATGAACAATGTTGATACGACTCTGAAGCTTTGA